Proteins encoded within one genomic window of Actinoplanes octamycinicus:
- a CDS encoding UxaA family hydrolase produces MPDHAEPADLREAALLLRDGDDVAVATRDLAEGRVLRYDGRELTVLTPVPRGHKIALRDLATGAQIRKYGQVIGRATAAIRAGEQVHAHNLGMDAVEHDYEFGTGLVTITPAAAARTFEGFPRADGTVGTRNYVGIVTSVNCSASTARMIADQFRGPVMDAWPNVDGVVALAHDSGCGMVPASEGGQILRRTLRGYAGHPNIGGLIVLGLGCEMLGVQTLLADLDAPADTLIERMTIQETGGIRATVRAGAETVRGMLDRLDKRRRQTVPASKLVLGLNCGGSDGYSGITANPALGHASDLLVAQGATTVLAETPEVFGAEHLLTRRAVSREVGQRLLDRIAWWHKYVEAGGGTLDNNPSPGNKAGGLTTILEKSLGAVAKGGSAPLTAVYEYAERVTEPGFTFMDTPGYDPVSVTGLVAGGATVVCFTTGRGSVLGGKPAPVIKIATNSEIFERMRDDMDLDTGGIVTGATTIEAAGADIFETILAVASGKLTASEDLDLGRDEFVPWQLGAVT; encoded by the coding sequence ATGCCCGACCATGCCGAGCCCGCCGACCTGCGGGAAGCCGCCCTTCTGCTGCGCGACGGGGACGACGTCGCGGTGGCCACCCGGGACCTGGCCGAGGGCCGGGTGCTGCGGTACGACGGCCGCGAGCTGACCGTCCTGACGCCGGTGCCGCGCGGCCACAAGATCGCCCTGCGGGATCTGGCCACGGGGGCGCAGATCCGCAAGTACGGGCAGGTCATCGGCCGGGCGACGGCGGCGATCCGGGCCGGTGAGCAGGTGCACGCGCACAACCTGGGCATGGACGCCGTCGAACACGACTACGAGTTCGGCACCGGGCTCGTGACGATCACCCCGGCGGCCGCGGCGCGCACCTTCGAGGGCTTCCCGCGGGCCGACGGCACGGTCGGCACGCGCAACTACGTCGGCATCGTGACCTCGGTGAACTGCTCCGCCTCGACGGCCCGGATGATCGCCGACCAGTTCCGCGGCCCGGTCATGGACGCCTGGCCGAACGTGGACGGCGTCGTCGCGCTCGCCCACGACTCCGGCTGCGGCATGGTCCCGGCCAGCGAGGGCGGCCAGATCCTGCGGCGCACGCTGCGCGGCTACGCCGGTCACCCGAACATCGGCGGCCTGATCGTTCTTGGACTCGGCTGCGAGATGCTCGGCGTGCAGACGCTGCTCGCCGACCTGGACGCGCCGGCCGACACGCTGATCGAGCGGATGACCATCCAGGAGACCGGCGGCATCCGGGCCACCGTCCGGGCCGGCGCCGAGACCGTTCGCGGGATGCTGGACCGGCTCGACAAGCGCCGCCGGCAGACCGTGCCCGCGTCGAAGCTGGTGCTCGGGCTGAACTGCGGCGGCTCCGACGGATACTCCGGGATCACCGCGAACCCGGCCCTCGGCCACGCCTCCGACCTGCTCGTCGCCCAGGGCGCGACCACCGTGCTGGCCGAGACTCCCGAGGTCTTCGGCGCCGAGCACCTGCTCACCCGGCGGGCGGTCAGCCGGGAGGTCGGGCAGCGGCTGCTCGACCGGATCGCCTGGTGGCACAAGTACGTCGAGGCCGGCGGCGGCACGCTGGACAACAACCCGTCGCCCGGCAACAAGGCCGGCGGGCTCACCACGATCCTGGAGAAATCCCTGGGCGCGGTCGCCAAGGGTGGTTCCGCGCCGCTGACCGCGGTCTACGAGTACGCCGAGCGCGTCACCGAGCCCGGCTTCACCTTCATGGACACCCCGGGGTACGACCCGGTCTCGGTCACCGGCCTGGTCGCCGGCGGCGCCACCGTGGTCTGCTTCACCACCGGCCGCGGCTCGGTGCTCGGCGGCAAGCCCGCCCCGGTCATCAAGATCGCCACGAACTCGGAGATCTTCGAGCGGATGCGCGACGACATGGACCTGGACACCGGCGGCATCGTCACCGGCGCCACCACCATCGAGGCGGCCGGCGCCGACATCTTCGAAACCATCCTGGCCGTCGCCTCCGGCAAGCTCACCGCAAGCGAGGACCTGGACCTGGGCCGCGACGAGTTCGTCCCGTGGCAACTGGGCGCGGTGACCTGA
- a CDS encoding NACHT domain-containing protein: MSLADATWLSVADKAGSIVGASAGIASLILSVLAARQQRQAPPATRTRSDLWSLSVSVLLPASLAVAVSWAGPRAAARLGLPRLYPPMIGFVLGLVAFAALIRWLVRWSRAPAASTDINALLTAQLSAARDQMYDLTGTAADPLHVYVRQLVRGAADAGEPRIRAETMISRHRHVVLTAGPGGGKSTLAARLVVDTSSWWLNAPRWRTRIGPPYDGVVALRAPATSLVTASLEESLGLPDPVASPHGLLTRPPFPGAAWLVCVDGIDEIVDPRERARVLRLLSHEVSSRPRWVRFLITSRSLPPGELPPLVESGARQFHLEEFDPEGLGLFAKAWFAHQAPSDASKAETAGEASRFLSRIEAAGLGGLARNPLMATMAATIYQNDRGADLPTDRTDLYRAFIRVLRRARSIPLDRMPAGPRPVSATSELTAFAARVDGRIDELLVVSASATVSSGRLNPLAQAVVRAESACTPKILSGTTRFDRLNTLRQRLIATSLTVPQSVGIAFIHRSIAEYLAADPAGGAFDEVRWRLDFADPARRSYALFCLARRANDISGVVARLLTGAAADPVGAGRILADGMAVQPEVEKAVADALLTRTRHDHETTADCLAVLLGIATARPWLRRRLEELLDDRTEPLAFRCKLAAVLFDQEPVRHRRTIRELSVEALQSVDARAYLIGRVEKLDPEFAVFMLRRLPRPRTATVSMPAPANVRQLMAHCALHGTELHARFEAALVSLGEPGVREALDEMLQTGALTPTERMQAAAALDIGDSRLTMAVHRDTLHDVRASTSERRIAAQALSVYGDEDAIQVLHQIALAGNCRPIDRFDAIDALERLQDPLAFLALERMTTDPGLKKLDRREAERRLVARRAEVTPAPTQVAARTPASSPAEEIFRRLEKAWVLARSKSDEGAETIRTIAADRDLPTACRTTAADMLIRLGDTTAGPVLRDIVLTDYYSDEVRIEAAAALLFLDDKLGRQTLRAANDPRPPRPRRRERLQPRRRNGRRRPMLDGL; encoded by the coding sequence GTGTCGCTTGCGGACGCCACGTGGCTGAGCGTGGCCGACAAAGCCGGCTCGATCGTCGGGGCATCGGCCGGCATCGCGTCGCTGATCCTCTCCGTCCTGGCGGCCCGGCAGCAGCGGCAGGCGCCGCCAGCCACGCGGACCCGCTCCGATCTCTGGTCGCTGTCCGTTTCGGTGCTGTTACCCGCATCGTTGGCGGTGGCCGTGTCCTGGGCAGGCCCCAGGGCAGCCGCTCGCCTGGGCCTGCCGAGGCTGTACCCGCCCATGATCGGTTTCGTCCTCGGCTTGGTCGCGTTTGCGGCGCTGATCCGATGGCTGGTCCGTTGGTCTCGCGCACCGGCCGCCTCGACCGACATCAACGCTCTGCTCACCGCTCAACTGTCGGCCGCTCGCGATCAGATGTACGACCTGACCGGCACCGCGGCCGATCCACTCCACGTCTACGTACGTCAGCTCGTCCGGGGCGCCGCGGACGCCGGCGAACCGCGGATCCGCGCGGAAACCATGATCAGCCGGCATCGGCACGTCGTCCTCACTGCCGGCCCCGGCGGCGGCAAGTCCACTCTTGCCGCCCGGCTGGTCGTGGATACGAGTTCCTGGTGGCTCAACGCCCCACGCTGGCGCACCCGGATCGGACCACCGTATGACGGCGTAGTCGCCCTGCGCGCGCCAGCAACTTCGCTCGTCACCGCCTCGCTGGAGGAGTCCCTGGGACTGCCGGACCCGGTGGCCTCGCCTCACGGACTGCTCACCCGGCCGCCTTTCCCCGGCGCCGCCTGGCTGGTCTGTGTCGACGGCATCGACGAGATCGTTGACCCGCGGGAACGGGCCCGGGTGCTGCGGTTGCTCAGCCACGAGGTGTCGTCCCGTCCCCGATGGGTGCGTTTCCTGATCACTTCCCGATCGCTGCCGCCGGGCGAGCTGCCGCCCCTGGTCGAGTCAGGAGCCCGGCAGTTCCACCTTGAGGAGTTCGATCCAGAAGGGCTGGGACTGTTCGCCAAGGCGTGGTTCGCCCATCAGGCGCCGTCCGACGCCTCGAAGGCGGAGACCGCGGGGGAAGCTTCGCGATTTCTGAGCCGGATCGAAGCCGCAGGACTCGGCGGGTTGGCCCGAAACCCGCTGATGGCCACCATGGCGGCGACGATCTATCAAAACGATCGGGGGGCGGATCTGCCCACCGACCGTACCGACCTGTACCGCGCCTTCATCCGGGTACTGCGCCGCGCCCGGTCCATCCCGCTGGACCGGATGCCGGCTGGTCCTCGGCCGGTCTCGGCCACCTCGGAACTGACCGCCTTCGCCGCACGGGTGGACGGCCGCATCGACGAGTTGCTGGTCGTGTCCGCTTCCGCCACCGTCTCGTCCGGTCGTCTCAATCCGCTCGCGCAGGCCGTCGTGCGAGCCGAGTCCGCCTGCACCCCCAAAATCCTTTCCGGTACGACGCGGTTCGATCGCCTCAACACGCTCCGTCAGCGACTGATCGCCACCTCGCTGACCGTCCCACAGAGTGTCGGGATCGCCTTCATCCATCGCAGCATCGCCGAGTACCTCGCCGCGGATCCGGCGGGCGGCGCCTTCGACGAGGTGCGCTGGCGGTTGGATTTCGCCGATCCGGCCCGCCGCAGTTACGCGCTGTTCTGCCTGGCTCGCCGTGCCAACGACATCTCAGGGGTGGTCGCCAGGCTGCTGACCGGTGCCGCTGCGGACCCGGTCGGCGCAGGGCGAATTCTCGCCGACGGCATGGCGGTCCAGCCAGAGGTGGAGAAGGCTGTCGCCGACGCACTTCTCACCCGGACCAGGCATGACCATGAAACCACCGCCGACTGCCTGGCCGTCCTGCTCGGCATCGCGACCGCACGACCTTGGCTCCGTCGCCGGCTCGAAGAGCTGCTCGACGACCGTACCGAGCCACTCGCCTTCCGCTGCAAGCTGGCGGCAGTGCTCTTCGATCAGGAGCCCGTACGACACCGCAGGACGATCCGGGAGCTCAGTGTGGAGGCACTCCAGTCGGTGGACGCACGCGCCTACCTGATCGGTCGGGTGGAGAAGCTCGACCCTGAGTTCGCCGTCTTCATGCTCCGCAGGCTTCCCCGGCCGCGAACGGCCACGGTCAGCATGCCGGCGCCGGCCAATGTTCGACAACTCATGGCGCACTGCGCCCTGCACGGCACCGAATTGCACGCTCGCTTCGAGGCCGCTCTGGTCTCGCTCGGCGAGCCGGGGGTCCGGGAGGCCCTCGACGAGATGCTGCAGACCGGCGCGCTGACCCCGACAGAGCGCATGCAGGCCGCCGCGGCGCTGGACATCGGCGACTCCCGGCTCACCATGGCGGTTCACCGGGACACGCTGCACGACGTACGGGCCTCCACCAGCGAACGGCGCATCGCCGCCCAGGCGCTGTCTGTCTACGGCGACGAGGACGCCATCCAGGTACTGCACCAGATCGCCCTGGCCGGGAACTGCCGCCCGATCGACAGGTTCGATGCGATCGATGCCCTCGAACGCCTTCAGGACCCGCTCGCTTTCCTCGCCCTCGAACGCATGACCACCGACCCAGGGCTCAAGAAACTCGATCGGCGCGAGGCGGAACGCCGCCTCGTCGCTCGTCGGGCCGAGGTGACACCCGCGCCGACCCAGGTGGCGGCCCGCACTCCCGCCAGCAGCCCGGCCGAGGAGATTTTCCGGCGGCTCGAGAAGGCCTGGGTGCTGGCGCGCAGCAAGTCTGACGAAGGCGCCGAGACGATCCGCACCATAGCCGCCGACCGGGATCTGCCCACGGCTTGCCGGACGACGGCAGCGGACATGTTGATCCGCCTCGGCGACACCACAGCGGGCCCGGTGCTCCGCGACATCGTCCTCACCGATTACTACAGCGACGAAGTCCGCATCGAAGCCGCTGCCGCCCTCCTGTTCCTCGACGACAAGCTGGGCCGGCAGACACTGCGAGCGGCGAACGACCCACGGCCGCCTCGCCCCCGGCGCCGGGAACGGCTACAGCCCCGCCGCCGGAACGGCCGGCGGCGGCCGATGCTCGACGGGCTCTGA
- a CDS encoding dolichyl-phosphate-mannose--protein mannosyltransferase: MITAVPDLVRRRLSRLDGRLDPYSWLVTGVIVTVAAILRLSGITYPKKLIFDEIYYPTDAWDMLQHGVEWDEKTNGPGYVVHPPLGKWLIALGEKAFGNTELGWRFPAAVAGTLMILILIRVAYRLFHSIVLAGLAGLLMTLDGFQLVLSRTSLLDIFLGLFILATFAAMVLDRDHYRRSLLRALETGIERRIVPWWLLAAGILYGLACGVKWSALFFLPVFAGLIVVWRVRARSSAGRPFTFLADLGWGLTSFALAAVFYLATWTGWLVTDTGFYRHWRADNGMSEPPILGALLNLWHYHSEAYTFHSDLTKPHRYQSWPWQWLLLGRPVPFDFATPGGCGAAKCAQEIVLLGTPILWWSFLPALLALIWLGIARRDWRAYAIVVSALAGLLPWFYYAVADSRTMFSFYVLPALPFLILAVVYVLGVLIAEFKSTGITIAAVYVVAVALCFAYFWPIFVDQVIPYDSWWARMWLGTRWV, translated from the coding sequence ATGATCACGGCGGTACCCGACCTTGTCCGGCGGCGGCTGTCGAGGCTGGACGGCCGACTCGATCCGTACTCGTGGCTGGTCACCGGGGTGATCGTGACGGTTGCGGCGATCCTGCGGCTGAGCGGCATCACGTACCCCAAGAAGTTGATCTTTGATGAGATCTACTATCCGACCGACGCGTGGGACATGCTGCAGCACGGCGTCGAGTGGGACGAGAAGACCAACGGGCCGGGCTACGTCGTGCACCCGCCGCTGGGCAAGTGGCTGATCGCGCTCGGCGAGAAGGCGTTCGGGAACACCGAGCTGGGCTGGCGGTTCCCGGCCGCGGTCGCCGGCACGCTGATGATCCTGATCCTGATCCGGGTCGCCTACCGGCTGTTCCACTCGATCGTGCTGGCCGGGCTGGCCGGGCTGCTGATGACCCTGGACGGCTTCCAGCTGGTGCTGTCCCGGACCTCGCTGCTCGACATCTTCCTCGGCCTGTTCATCCTGGCCACCTTCGCGGCGATGGTGCTCGACCGGGACCATTACCGGCGGAGCCTGCTGCGCGCCCTGGAGACCGGGATCGAACGCCGCATCGTGCCCTGGTGGCTGCTCGCCGCCGGGATCCTCTACGGCCTGGCCTGCGGCGTGAAGTGGAGCGCGCTGTTCTTCCTGCCGGTCTTCGCGGGGCTGATCGTGGTGTGGCGGGTGCGGGCCCGCAGCTCGGCCGGCCGCCCGTTCACCTTCCTCGCCGACCTGGGCTGGGGGCTGACCAGTTTCGCCCTGGCCGCCGTCTTCTACCTGGCCACCTGGACCGGCTGGCTGGTCACCGACACCGGCTTCTACCGGCACTGGCGGGCCGACAACGGGATGAGCGAGCCGCCGATCCTGGGCGCGCTGCTCAACCTGTGGCACTACCACTCGGAGGCGTACACCTTCCACAGCGACCTGACCAAGCCGCACCGCTACCAGTCCTGGCCGTGGCAGTGGCTGCTGCTCGGCCGCCCGGTCCCGTTCGACTTCGCCACCCCGGGCGGCTGCGGCGCCGCGAAGTGCGCCCAGGAGATCGTGCTGCTCGGCACCCCGATCCTCTGGTGGTCGTTCCTGCCGGCGCTGCTCGCGTTGATCTGGCTGGGCATCGCCCGCCGCGACTGGCGTGCCTACGCGATCGTCGTGAGCGCGCTGGCCGGCCTGCTCCCGTGGTTCTACTACGCGGTCGCGGACAGCCGGACGATGTTCTCGTTCTACGTCCTGCCCGCCCTGCCGTTCCTGATCCTCGCCGTCGTCTACGTCCTCGGCGTCCTCATCGCCGAGTTCAAGTCCACCGGCATCACGATCGCCGCGGTGTATGTGGTGGCGGTCGCACTGTGCTTCGCGTATTTCTGGCCGATCTTCGTGGACCAGGTGATCCCCTACGACAGCTGGTGGGCCCGCATGTGGCTGGGCACCCGCTGGGTCTGA
- a CDS encoding FAD-binding oxidoreductase, with the protein MPEILTPESPGYDQVRRPVNPAFQDVRPRLVVRCESVADVVGALAHATATGLRLVPRGGGHCFAGRSSTDGILLDLSRLDGITVDGGIATIGAGARLAQVYAALHGHGVTLPAGCGPTVGIAGLTLGGGIGLLGRRYGLTCDRLIGAQVVLADGSVVECDQDRHPDLFWALRGAGGGQFGVVTELRFATVPEPLTTRISACWPDADVAELVSAWQAWAPDAPGDLTVNLTLVAEPGAPVVATLFGAATLAEDVTRQLLRDFTDRQADLRGGLPFHRLKQTFLDPEPAPAHRIRSEFFARALSDDTLAALLDEVGSAPTRRQLTFTAMGGAYNHVPEDATAFAHRGERFLLEHLGAPADRWIDRSWAITHPDGSGRVYPNFPDPALDDWPAAYHAGNYQRLTAVKQTYDPHRFFDFPQAV; encoded by the coding sequence ATGCCCGAGATCCTCACCCCCGAGTCGCCCGGCTACGACCAGGTCCGCCGCCCGGTCAACCCGGCCTTCCAAGACGTCCGGCCCCGGCTGGTGGTGCGCTGCGAGTCGGTGGCGGACGTGGTCGGCGCGCTGGCCCACGCGACCGCCACCGGGCTGCGGCTGGTCCCGCGCGGCGGCGGGCACTGCTTCGCGGGCCGGTCGTCGACGGACGGGATCCTGCTCGACCTGTCCCGCCTCGACGGCATCACGGTCGACGGCGGGATCGCCACGATCGGCGCGGGCGCCCGGCTCGCGCAGGTCTACGCGGCGCTGCACGGCCACGGCGTGACGCTGCCGGCCGGGTGCGGCCCGACCGTCGGGATCGCCGGGCTCACCCTCGGCGGCGGGATCGGGCTGCTCGGCCGGCGGTACGGCCTGACCTGCGATCGGCTGATCGGCGCGCAAGTCGTGCTCGCCGACGGCTCGGTGGTGGAGTGCGACCAGGACCGGCACCCGGACCTGTTCTGGGCGCTGCGCGGCGCGGGCGGCGGGCAGTTCGGAGTGGTCACGGAGCTGCGCTTCGCCACCGTGCCGGAACCTCTGACCACCCGGATCTCCGCGTGCTGGCCGGATGCCGACGTCGCGGAGCTGGTCTCCGCCTGGCAGGCGTGGGCGCCGGACGCGCCCGGCGACCTCACCGTCAACCTCACCCTGGTCGCCGAACCCGGCGCGCCGGTGGTCGCCACCCTGTTCGGCGCCGCCACTCTTGCCGAGGACGTGACCCGGCAGCTGCTGCGGGACTTCACCGACCGGCAGGCCGACCTGCGCGGCGGGCTGCCCTTCCACCGGCTGAAGCAGACCTTCCTGGATCCGGAGCCCGCCCCCGCCCACCGGATCCGGTCGGAGTTCTTCGCCCGCGCACTGTCCGACGACACGCTCGCGGCCCTGCTGGATGAGGTCGGCAGTGCGCCGACCCGGCGGCAGCTCACCTTCACCGCGATGGGCGGCGCCTACAACCACGTCCCCGAGGACGCCACCGCCTTCGCCCACCGCGGCGAACGCTTCCTGCTCGAACACCTCGGTGCCCCGGCCGACCGGTGGATCGACCGCTCCTGGGCGATCACCCACCCGGACGGCTCCGGACGGGTCTACCCGAACTTTCCCGACCCGGCCCTGGACGACTGGCCGGCGGCCTACCACGCCGGCAACTACCAGCGCCTGACGGCGGTCAAGCAGACCTACGACCCGCACCGCTTCTTCGACTTCCCGCAAGCCGTCTGA
- a CDS encoding MFS transporter: protein MADDRIGLRGDRGAVLGAMMLATALIAIDSTIIATAVPSVVRDIGGFHQFPWLFSIYLLAQAVSVPVYGKLNDMFGRKPVILFGIALFLLGSIFCGAAWNIWLLIAFRVVQGLGAGAIQPTAITIVGDLYSVAERAKVQGYVASVWGVSSVVGPTLGGVFSEYVSWRWIFFVNVPLCLLAAWMIMRRFHEDRGRARAVVDYRGATLLTVGLTLLILGVLEGGQAWGWASPASVAILGLGVLLLIAFGFVERTAAQPVLPLWIFRRRLLVTSGQLSVCVGAILMALSSYVPTYAQEVLGAGPLVAGLALAALTLGWPIAASQSGRVYLRFGFRVCALTGTTLVFAGSGLLLLLGRHSSLFEVAGYCTIIGLGMGLTSSPTLIAAQSSVGWAERGVVTANNIFLRSVGSALGVAVFGAVANAVLGSGAVTPAGLTTAVHRIFIGIVIVAGLMVVLAALLPGDAPRQKSPDRQAAPGQDAAAPA from the coding sequence ATGGCGGACGACAGAATTGGCCTGCGCGGCGACCGGGGTGCGGTGCTCGGCGCGATGATGCTCGCCACCGCGCTGATCGCGATCGACTCGACGATCATCGCGACCGCGGTGCCGTCGGTGGTGCGCGACATCGGCGGTTTCCACCAGTTCCCCTGGCTCTTCTCGATCTACCTGCTCGCGCAGGCGGTGTCGGTGCCGGTCTACGGCAAGCTCAACGACATGTTCGGGCGCAAGCCGGTCATCCTGTTCGGCATCGCGCTGTTCCTGCTCGGCTCGATCTTCTGCGGCGCCGCGTGGAACATCTGGCTGCTCATCGCCTTCCGGGTGGTGCAGGGTCTGGGCGCCGGGGCGATCCAGCCGACCGCCATCACGATCGTCGGCGACCTGTACTCGGTGGCCGAGCGCGCCAAGGTGCAGGGCTACGTGGCCAGCGTCTGGGGTGTCTCCTCGGTCGTCGGCCCGACGCTGGGCGGCGTGTTCAGCGAGTACGTCAGCTGGCGCTGGATCTTCTTCGTCAACGTCCCGCTCTGCCTGCTGGCCGCATGGATGATCATGCGCAGGTTCCACGAGGACCGGGGGCGCGCGCGAGCGGTCGTCGACTATCGGGGCGCGACCCTGCTCACCGTCGGGCTGACCCTGCTCATCCTGGGTGTCCTGGAGGGCGGCCAGGCCTGGGGCTGGGCGTCACCGGCGAGCGTCGCGATCCTCGGGCTCGGGGTGCTGCTGCTGATCGCGTTCGGGTTCGTGGAGCGCACGGCGGCCCAGCCGGTCCTGCCACTCTGGATCTTCCGCCGGCGCCTGCTGGTCACCAGCGGGCAGCTGTCCGTCTGCGTCGGCGCCATCCTGATGGCCCTGAGCTCGTACGTGCCGACGTACGCGCAGGAGGTGCTCGGGGCGGGACCGCTGGTGGCCGGTCTGGCGCTGGCCGCGCTCACCCTGGGCTGGCCGATCGCGGCGAGCCAGTCCGGCCGGGTGTACCTGCGGTTCGGTTTCCGGGTGTGCGCGCTGACCGGCACCACGCTGGTGTTCGCCGGGTCGGGGCTGCTGCTCCTGCTCGGCCGGCACTCCAGCCTGTTCGAGGTGGCCGGCTACTGCACGATCATCGGCTTGGGCATGGGGCTCACCTCATCACCCACGCTGATCGCCGCGCAGTCCAGCGTCGGCTGGGCGGAACGAGGCGTGGTCACCGCGAACAACATCTTCCTGCGTTCGGTCGGCAGCGCCCTGGGCGTAGCGGTCTTCGGCGCGGTCGCCAACGCGGTGCTGGGCTCCGGAGCGGTCACCCCGGCGGGACTGACGACGGCGGTGCACCGGATCTTCATCGGCATCGTGATCGTGGCGGGGCTGATGGTGGTGCTGGCCGCGCTGCTACCCGGCGATGCTCCGCGGCAGAAGTCGCCCGACCGGCAGGCGGCACCGGGCCAGGACGCCGCGGCGCCCGCCTGA
- a CDS encoding LacI family DNA-binding transcriptional regulator has translation MARTTVQDVAREAGVSVSTVSRALTGGTVSASTREAVQAIAARLGYQPNRAARGLITGRTGNLGLIVPDLRNPFFADVAKGVTARARAVDYGVFITDTDEDPVAELEALASLGRNTDGVLLCSPRSPDADLRKAADPATTVLLHRRVPGLSSVVADIADGIGQAVRHLIASGHRRIAYVGGPEDSWAARQRLAVLSEVPEVMVLDPVAPTFEGGLGAADPVLAGPATAVLAYNDLVALGLLHRLAARGVPVPGRISVVGFDDVSLAAMSHPPLTTVTVPKDRSGSVGLDLLLGHTGAPGDQMILPTHLVVRGSSDAPPS, from the coding sequence GTGGCGCGCACGACCGTACAGGACGTGGCCCGCGAAGCCGGCGTCTCGGTGTCGACCGTCTCCCGCGCGCTGACCGGCGGCACGGTCAGCGCGAGCACCCGCGAGGCGGTGCAGGCGATCGCCGCGCGGCTCGGCTACCAGCCCAACCGGGCCGCCCGGGGACTGATCACCGGGCGTACCGGAAATCTGGGGTTGATCGTCCCGGACCTGCGCAATCCGTTCTTCGCGGACGTGGCCAAGGGGGTGACCGCCCGGGCCCGCGCGGTCGACTACGGGGTGTTCATCACCGACACCGACGAGGACCCGGTCGCCGAGCTGGAGGCGCTCGCCTCGCTCGGCCGCAACACCGACGGCGTGTTGCTCTGCTCGCCCCGATCACCCGACGCGGACCTGCGGAAAGCGGCCGACCCGGCGACCACCGTGCTGCTGCACCGCCGGGTGCCCGGGCTCTCCTCGGTGGTGGCGGACATCGCCGACGGGATCGGGCAGGCGGTCCGGCATCTGATCGCCTCAGGTCATCGACGGATCGCGTACGTCGGCGGGCCGGAGGACTCCTGGGCTGCCCGGCAGCGCCTCGCCGTGCTGTCCGAGGTCCCCGAGGTGATGGTGCTCGACCCGGTCGCGCCCACCTTCGAGGGCGGCCTGGGCGCCGCCGACCCGGTGCTGGCCGGTCCGGCCACCGCGGTGCTCGCCTACAACGACCTGGTCGCGCTCGGCCTGCTGCACCGGCTGGCGGCCCGCGGGGTGCCGGTGCCCGGCCGGATCAGCGTGGTCGGTTTCGACGACGTGAGCCTGGCCGCGATGAGCCACCCGCCGCTGACCACGGTGACCGTCCCCAAGGACCGATCCGGATCGGTCGGCCTCGACCTGCTGCTCGGCCACACCGGCGCGCCCGGCGACCAGATGATCCTGCCGACCCACCTCGTCGTTCGCGGTTCCTCGGACGCGCCCCCCTCTTGA
- a CDS encoding response regulator has translation MANKALDVLIVDDDDADTLMIEEALLTAEPQPLVHRVSDGSEAMDYLLRRGEYADATRPDLILLDLNMPRMNGHEVLAQVKSDETLKSIPVVVLTTSTALPDITASYTQHANAFVTKPMDLDGFEEAVRKIKRFYGEVAILP, from the coding sequence ATGGCAAACAAAGCGCTGGATGTGTTGATCGTCGACGACGATGACGCCGACACGCTGATGATCGAGGAGGCGCTGCTCACCGCCGAGCCGCAGCCCTTGGTTCATCGCGTTTCGGACGGCAGCGAGGCGATGGACTACCTGCTCCGGCGCGGGGAGTACGCCGACGCCACCCGGCCCGACCTGATTCTGCTGGACCTGAACATGCCCCGGATGAACGGGCACGAGGTGCTGGCCCAGGTGAAGAGCGACGAGACGCTGAAGAGCATCCCGGTCGTGGTGCTGACCACCTCGACCGCGTTGCCGGACATCACCGCGAGCTACACCCAGCACGCGAACGCGTTCGTCACCAAGCCGATGGATCTCGACGGCTTCGAGGAGGCGGTCCGCAAGATCAAGCGGTTCTACGGCGAGGTGGCCATTCTTCCGTAG